One region of Streptomyces davaonensis JCM 4913 genomic DNA includes:
- a CDS encoding cytochrome ubiquinol oxidase subunit I produces MDLALAPETLARWQFGITTVYHFLFVPLTISLAALTAGLQTAWVRTEKEKYLRATKFWGKLFLINIAMGVVTGIVQEFQFGMNWSDYSRFVGDVFGAPLAFEALIAFFFESTFIGLWIFGWDRLPKKIHLACMWMVSIGTILSAYFILAANSWMQHPVGYKINEARGRAELTDFWLVLTQNTALAQAFHTLSAAFLTGGAFMVGISAFHLLRKKHIREMKTSLRLGLVTVAIGGLLTAVSGDVLGKIMYEQQPMKMAAAEALWDGEAPAPFSVFAYGDVDEGHNKVAIEIPGLLSFLAKDDFSSFVPGIHDVQKAEEAQFGPGDYRPNIPVAYWGFRWMIGFGMTSFAIGLAGLWMTRKKFLLPQHLRVGDDEVPHLVLLPKKALGPKLTKWYWRIAIWTLAFPLIANSWGWIFTEMGRQPWVVYGVLKTRDAVSPGVSQGEVLTSMIVFTALYAVLAVIEVKLLVKYIKAGPPELTESDLNPPTKIGGDSRDADKPMAFSY; encoded by the coding sequence GTGGATCTGGCTCTGGCGCCGGAGACTCTGGCGCGATGGCAGTTCGGCATCACCACCGTCTACCACTTCCTGTTCGTCCCTTTGACGATCTCGCTCGCCGCCCTCACGGCCGGCCTTCAGACCGCCTGGGTGCGCACGGAGAAGGAGAAGTACCTCAGAGCCACCAAGTTCTGGGGCAAGCTCTTCCTGATCAACATCGCGATGGGCGTGGTCACGGGCATCGTGCAGGAGTTCCAGTTCGGCATGAACTGGTCCGACTACTCGCGCTTCGTCGGCGACGTCTTCGGCGCCCCGCTCGCCTTCGAGGCCCTGATCGCGTTCTTCTTCGAGTCCACGTTCATCGGCCTGTGGATCTTCGGCTGGGACAGGCTGCCGAAGAAGATCCACCTCGCCTGCATGTGGATGGTGTCGATCGGCACGATCCTGTCGGCCTACTTCATCCTCGCGGCCAACTCGTGGATGCAGCACCCGGTCGGCTACAAGATCAACGAGGCGCGGGGCCGGGCCGAACTCACCGACTTCTGGCTGGTCCTGACCCAGAACACCGCGCTGGCCCAGGCCTTCCACACCCTCTCCGCCGCCTTCCTCACCGGTGGCGCCTTCATGGTCGGCATCTCCGCCTTCCATCTGCTGCGCAAGAAGCACATCCGCGAGATGAAGACCTCGCTGCGGCTCGGCCTGGTCACGGTCGCCATCGGCGGTCTGCTCACCGCGGTCAGCGGTGACGTCCTCGGCAAGATCATGTACGAGCAGCAGCCGATGAAGATGGCCGCCGCCGAGGCCCTGTGGGACGGCGAGGCGCCCGCGCCCTTCTCGGTCTTCGCCTACGGCGATGTCGACGAGGGCCACAACAAGGTCGCCATAGAGATCCCCGGCCTGCTGTCCTTCCTGGCCAAGGACGACTTCAGCTCGTTCGTCCCCGGTATCCACGACGTCCAGAAGGCCGAGGAGGCGCAGTTCGGGCCCGGCGACTACCGGCCCAACATCCCGGTCGCCTACTGGGGCTTCCGCTGGATGATCGGCTTCGGCATGACGTCCTTCGCCATCGGCCTGGCCGGACTCTGGATGACCCGGAAGAAGTTCCTGCTGCCGCAGCACCTGCGGGTCGGTGACGACGAGGTGCCGCATCTGGTGCTGCTCCCGAAGAAGGCACTCGGCCCGAAGCTCACCAAGTGGTACTGGCGCATCGCGATCTGGACCCTGGCCTTCCCGCTGATCGCCAACTCCTGGGGCTGGATCTTCACCGAGATGGGCCGCCAGCCGTGGGTCGTCTACGGCGTGCTCAAGACCCGCGACGCGGTCTCCCCCGGTGTCTCCCAGGGCGAGGTCCTCACCTCGATGATCGTCTTCACCGCGCTCTACGCCGTCCTCGCCGTGATCGAGGTCAAGCTGCTCGTGAAGTACATCAAGGCCGGTCCGCCCGAGCTCACCGAGTCCGACCTCAACCCGCCCACGAAGATCGGCGGCGACTCCCGTGACGCCGACAAGCCGATGGCCTTCTCCTACTAG
- the cydB gene encoding cytochrome d ubiquinol oxidase subunit II: MELHDVWFVLIAVLWTGYFFLEGFDFGVGILTKLLARNRPEKRVLINTIGPVWDGNEVWLLTAGGATFAAFPEWYATLFSGFYLPLLIILVSLIVRGVAFEYRAKRPEEKWQRNWESAIFWSSLIPAFLWGVAFGNIVRGVKIDQDFEYVGNVWDLLNPYALIGGLVTLTLFTFHGAVFVALKTVGDIRERARKLALQVGLAAAVVALVFLLWTQIDSGDGGSLVALVVAVAALVAALVANQAGRDGWAFALSGVTIVAAVAMLFLTLFPNVMPSSLNDEWSLTVTNASSSPYTLKIMTWCAAIATPIVLLYQSWTYWVFRKRIGTQHIAADIAH; encoded by the coding sequence ATGGAACTGCACGACGTCTGGTTCGTCCTGATCGCCGTCCTGTGGACCGGCTACTTCTTCCTGGAGGGCTTCGACTTCGGGGTCGGCATCCTCACCAAGCTGCTGGCCCGGAACCGGCCCGAGAAGCGGGTGCTGATCAACACCATCGGCCCCGTCTGGGACGGCAACGAGGTGTGGCTGCTGACCGCCGGCGGCGCGACCTTCGCCGCCTTCCCCGAGTGGTACGCCACGCTCTTCTCCGGGTTCTATCTGCCGCTGCTGATCATCCTGGTCTCGCTGATCGTCCGGGGCGTGGCCTTCGAGTACCGGGCCAAGCGGCCGGAGGAGAAGTGGCAGCGCAACTGGGAGTCCGCGATCTTCTGGTCCTCGCTGATCCCGGCGTTCCTGTGGGGCGTGGCCTTCGGCAACATCGTGCGCGGCGTGAAGATCGACCAGGACTTCGAGTACGTCGGCAACGTCTGGGACCTGCTCAACCCGTACGCCCTGATCGGCGGGCTGGTGACGCTGACGCTGTTCACCTTCCACGGTGCGGTGTTCGTGGCGCTCAAGACCGTCGGGGACATCCGGGAGCGGGCGCGGAAGCTGGCGCTTCAGGTCGGTCTGGCCGCGGCCGTGGTCGCTCTGGTCTTCCTGCTGTGGACGCAGATCGACAGCGGCGACGGCGGCAGCCTGGTCGCCCTGGTGGTGGCCGTGGCCGCACTGGTGGCGGCGCTGGTGGCCAATCAGGCCGGGCGTGACGGCTGGGCGTTCGCCCTGTCCGGCGTCACCATCGTGGCTGCCGTGGCGATGCTGTTCCTGACGCTCTTCCCGAACGTCATGCCGTCCTCGCTGAACGACGAGTGGAGCCTGACGGTCACCAACGCCTCGTCCAGCCCGTACACACTGAAGATCATGACCTGGTGCGCGGCGATCGCCACACCGATCGTCCTGCTCTACCAGAGCTGGACCTACTGGGTGTTCCGCAAGCGCATCGGTACCCAGCACATCGCCGCCGATATCGCCCACTGA
- a CDS encoding LLM class flavin-dependent oxidoreductase — translation MSLRLSTVILPYRRWHEGGREAWQRAEQLGFHTAYTYDHLSWRSFRDGPWFGAVPTLTAAAAVTDHLRLGTLVTSPNFRHPVTLAKDLISLDDISGGRITLGIGAGGTGFDATALGQEPWTPRERADRLAEFVPLLDRLLTEDAVSYEGDFYSAHEARNIPGCVQRPRLPFAIAATGPRGLRLAARHGQAWVTTGDPKLYENGTPEQSVQAIRGQVEKLADACAAIGRDVAAMDKVLLTGFTPDRTRPLQSLDAFVDFAGRHRELGFTEIVVHWPIPDSDFATDEKVFEQIAMEATAQLK, via the coding sequence ATGAGTCTGCGTCTGAGCACCGTGATCCTCCCGTACCGCCGCTGGCACGAGGGGGGCCGTGAGGCTTGGCAGCGGGCGGAACAGCTCGGCTTCCACACCGCCTACACCTACGACCACCTGTCCTGGCGCAGCTTCCGGGACGGCCCGTGGTTCGGTGCCGTGCCCACCCTGACCGCCGCCGCGGCCGTCACCGATCATCTCCGGCTCGGCACCCTGGTGACCTCGCCGAACTTCCGGCACCCGGTGACCCTCGCCAAGGACCTGATCTCCCTCGACGACATCTCCGGCGGCCGGATCACCCTCGGCATCGGCGCCGGCGGCACCGGCTTCGACGCCACCGCCCTCGGCCAGGAACCCTGGACCCCGCGCGAGCGCGCCGACCGGCTCGCCGAGTTCGTCCCGCTCCTGGACCGCCTCCTCACCGAGGACGCCGTCTCCTACGAGGGCGACTTCTACTCCGCCCACGAGGCCCGCAACATCCCCGGCTGCGTCCAGCGCCCCCGGCTGCCCTTCGCGATCGCCGCGACCGGCCCGCGCGGACTGCGGCTCGCCGCCCGCCACGGACAGGCCTGGGTGACCACGGGCGACCCGAAGCTGTACGAGAACGGCACTCCTGAACAGTCGGTTCAAGCCATTCGCGGACAGGTCGAGAAGCTCGCCGACGCCTGCGCCGCGATCGGCCGGGACGTGGCCGCGATGGACAAGGTCCTGCTCACCGGTTTCACCCCCGACCGGACCCGTCCGCTTCAGTCCCTGGACGCGTTCGTGGACTTCGCGGGCCGCCACCGCGAGCTGGGCTTCACCGAGATCGTGGTCCACTGGCCGATCCCGGACTCCGACTTCGCCACGGACGAGAAGGTCTTCGAGCAGATCGCCATGGAGGCGACGGCGCAGCTCAAGTGA
- a CDS encoding M23 family metallopeptidase translates to MRSSRRHPLLVPALLCALAVLAARPTDASDTGGDSGLSAEVARLYEDAAVATRQYEAGRQEADAQRARAQRFEALLDQRRAEIAVLHEDLGRIARAQYRDGGGMPVTAQIILARSPDELMRGQHVFSRTNVAVNNAIDKSRRAEARLVADQEKASAAWRDLDRRNTELAVLKRDIEGKLEEAREQLQGRADASVAAGSCRGAVRLDQPETHFATRWVAPVETYELSASYGSGGERWARRHTGQDFAVPIGTPVRAVGEGRVARVSCGGPFGVEIVLEHAGGYYTQYAHLAAVAVDQGERVSTGQWIGQSGTTGNSTGPHLHFEVRVTPESGSAVDPASWLADRGVPLG, encoded by the coding sequence ATGCGCTCATCTCGCCGTCATCCGCTGCTCGTCCCGGCGCTGCTGTGCGCGCTCGCCGTGCTCGCCGCCCGTCCCACCGACGCCTCCGACACGGGCGGCGACTCCGGGCTCAGCGCGGAGGTGGCGCGGCTGTACGAGGACGCGGCCGTCGCGACCCGTCAGTACGAGGCCGGACGGCAGGAGGCGGACGCACAGCGGGCGCGGGCCCAGCGGTTCGAGGCGCTGCTGGACCAACGGCGGGCGGAGATCGCCGTACTGCACGAGGACCTGGGCCGGATCGCGCGCGCCCAGTACCGCGACGGCGGCGGGATGCCGGTCACCGCGCAGATCATCCTCGCCCGCAGCCCCGACGAGCTGATGCGCGGTCAGCATGTCTTCTCCCGCACCAACGTGGCCGTCAACAACGCCATCGACAAGAGCCGCAGGGCAGAGGCACGGCTCGTCGCCGACCAGGAGAAGGCCTCGGCGGCCTGGCGGGACCTGGACCGGCGGAACACCGAGCTCGCCGTCCTGAAGCGGGACATCGAGGGGAAGCTGGAGGAGGCCCGCGAGCAGCTCCAGGGCCGCGCGGACGCCTCGGTGGCGGCCGGTTCGTGCCGGGGCGCGGTACGGCTCGACCAGCCGGAGACCCACTTCGCCACCCGCTGGGTCGCACCGGTGGAGACCTACGAGCTGTCCGCGTCCTACGGCAGCGGTGGGGAGCGCTGGGCGCGGCGGCACACCGGGCAGGACTTCGCGGTGCCGATCGGCACACCGGTGCGCGCGGTCGGCGAGGGCCGTGTGGCGCGGGTGTCCTGCGGTGGCCCGTTCGGCGTCGAGATCGTGCTGGAGCACGCGGGCGGCTACTACACGCAGTACGCCCATCTCGCCGCCGTCGCCGTCGACCAGGGGGAGCGGGTGAGCACCGGGCAGTGGATCGGGCAGTCCGGCACCACCGGCAACTCCACCGGACCGCATCTGCACTTCGAGGTCCGGGTCACCCCGGAGTCCGGCTCGGCGGTGGATCCCGCGTCCTGGCTCGCGGACCGGGGCGTGCCCCTCGGCTAA
- the hisC gene encoding histidinol-phosphate transaminase encodes MSETSPKLRAELEGIPTYKPGKPAAAGGPVAYKLSSNENPYPPLPGVMESVTAAAAAFNRYPDMACTGLMNELSDRFGVPLSHLATGTGSVGVAQQLLQATAGPGDEVMYAWRSFEAYPIITQISGATSVRVPLTSGDVHDLDAMADAITDRTRLIFVCNPNNPTGTVVKRPELERFLDRVPGDVLVVLDEAYREFIRDPEVPDGVEIYRDRPNVCVLRTFSKAYGLAGLRVGFAIAHEPVAAALRKTAVPFGVSQLAQDAAVASLRAEDELLGRVGSLVGERARVVDTLRAQGWTVPETQANFVWLRLGERTVDFAAACEQHGVVVRPFAGEGVRVTIGETEANDIFLKVTEGFRKEL; translated from the coding sequence GTGAGCGAGACGAGCCCCAAGCTGCGCGCCGAGCTGGAGGGTATCCCCACCTACAAGCCGGGCAAGCCCGCCGCGGCCGGCGGCCCGGTCGCCTACAAGCTGTCCTCCAACGAGAACCCCTATCCGCCGCTGCCCGGGGTGATGGAGAGCGTGACGGCCGCGGCCGCCGCCTTCAACCGCTACCCGGACATGGCGTGCACGGGTCTGATGAACGAGCTCTCGGACCGCTTCGGCGTCCCGCTCTCCCACCTGGCCACCGGCACCGGCTCGGTCGGCGTCGCCCAGCAGCTGCTCCAGGCCACCGCGGGGCCCGGCGACGAGGTCATGTACGCCTGGCGGTCGTTCGAGGCGTACCCGATCATCACGCAGATCAGCGGTGCGACCTCGGTACGGGTGCCGCTGACCTCGGGTGATGTGCACGATCTGGACGCGATGGCCGACGCGATCACCGACCGGACCCGGCTGATCTTCGTCTGCAACCCCAACAACCCCACCGGTACGGTCGTGAAGCGGCCCGAGCTGGAGCGGTTCCTGGACCGGGTGCCCGGCGATGTGCTGGTGGTGCTGGACGAGGCCTACCGTGAGTTCATCCGCGACCCCGAGGTGCCGGACGGCGTGGAGATCTACCGGGACCGGCCGAACGTCTGCGTCCTGCGCACCTTCTCCAAGGCGTACGGCCTGGCCGGGCTGCGGGTCGGCTTCGCCATCGCCCATGAGCCGGTCGCGGCGGCGCTGCGCAAGACCGCGGTGCCCTTCGGCGTGAGCCAGCTGGCGCAGGACGCGGCCGTGGCCTCGCTGCGGGCGGAGGACGAGCTGCTGGGCCGGGTCGGCTCGCTGGTCGGGGAGCGCGCTCGCGTGGTCGACACGCTGCGCGCCCAGGGCTGGACGGTGCCCGAGACCCAGGCCAACTTCGTGTGGCTGCGGCTGGGGGAGCGCACGGTCGACTTCGCGGCCGCCTGTGAGCAGCACGGCGTGGTGGTCCGGCCGTTCGCGGGCGAGGGCGTGCGGGTGACGATCGGGGAGACCGAGGCGAACGACATCTTCCTGAAGGTGACCGAGGGGTTCCGCAAGGAGCTGTGA
- a CDS encoding RNA 2'-phosphotransferase translates to MNERPPERTPDERRTVRVSKYLSKHLRHQPERIGLTLDEGGWVEIDTLIAAATAHGFRFTRQELDHVVATNDKRRFAIDGTRIRASQGHSIEVELGLPPATPPPYLYHGTVARSLDAIRTEGLRPMNRHDVHLSADRETATRVGARRGRPVVLAVDSGAMHRDGHVFHVSANGVWLTQAVPPEYLRFPESRHGTQ, encoded by the coding sequence ATGAACGAGAGACCCCCGGAACGGACCCCGGACGAGCGCCGCACGGTACGGGTGTCGAAGTACCTCTCCAAGCACCTCCGGCACCAGCCCGAGCGCATCGGCCTCACCCTCGACGAGGGCGGCTGGGTGGAGATCGACACCCTCATCGCCGCGGCGACGGCCCACGGCTTCCGGTTCACCAGACAAGAGCTGGACCACGTGGTCGCCACGAACGACAAACGCCGCTTCGCCATCGACGGCACCCGCATCCGGGCCAGCCAGGGCCACAGCATCGAGGTCGAGCTGGGCCTGCCCCCGGCGACCCCGCCGCCGTACCTGTACCACGGCACGGTGGCCCGCTCCCTGGACGCGATCCGCACGGAGGGCCTGCGGCCGATGAACCGCCATGACGTCCATCTGTCGGCCGACCGGGAGACCGCGACCCGGGTGGGCGCCCGCAGGGGTCGTCCGGTCGTCCTCGCGGTCGACAGCGGCGCCATGCACCGCGACGGCCATGTCTTCCACGTCAGCGCGAACGGCGTCTGGCTGACTCAGGCCGTTCCCCCCGAGTACCTGCGCTTTCCGGAGTCACGCCACGGCACACAGTGA
- a CDS encoding Cof-type HAD-IIB family hydrolase yields the protein MTSATRQHETPAAALPPRLIATDLDGTLLRDDKSVSPRTVAALAAAEEAGIEVFFVTGRPARWMDVVSDHVHGHGLAICGNGAAVVDLHGGPGAHRFVMVRELARANALDAVRHLRDAAPGTVYAIEQTYGFHQEPEYPKLHMEIPDSLAPAERLLAEDAPHADEPVLKILAYHPDLEPDAFLTLARLAIGDRANVTRSSPSALLEISGPGVSKASTLALCCAERGISHEEVVAFGDMPNDVEMLTWAGQSYAMGNAHPDVIAAASGRTVANNEDGVAVVIEQLLAER from the coding sequence GTGACCTCAGCGACTCGACAGCACGAGACCCCGGCCGCCGCTCTCCCGCCCCGGCTGATCGCCACCGATCTCGACGGCACGCTGCTGCGCGACGACAAGTCGGTCTCCCCCCGTACGGTCGCGGCCCTCGCCGCCGCCGAGGAGGCGGGCATCGAGGTCTTCTTCGTGACCGGCCGGCCCGCCCGCTGGATGGACGTCGTCAGCGACCATGTCCACGGCCACGGCCTGGCGATCTGCGGAAACGGCGCCGCGGTGGTCGACCTGCACGGCGGCCCCGGCGCCCACCGGTTCGTGATGGTGCGCGAGCTGGCCCGCGCGAACGCCCTGGACGCCGTACGACATCTGCGCGACGCGGCGCCCGGCACCGTCTACGCCATCGAGCAGACCTACGGCTTCCACCAGGAGCCGGAGTACCCGAAGCTGCACATGGAGATCCCCGACAGCCTGGCCCCCGCCGAGCGGCTGCTCGCCGAGGACGCCCCGCACGCCGACGAGCCGGTGCTCAAGATCCTCGCCTACCACCCCGACCTCGAACCGGACGCCTTCCTCACCCTGGCCCGCCTCGCCATCGGCGACCGCGCCAACGTCACCCGGTCCAGCCCCAGCGCCCTGCTGGAGATCAGCGGCCCCGGCGTCTCCAAGGCGAGCACGCTCGCCCTGTGCTGTGCCGAGCGCGGGATCTCGCACGAGGAGGTCGTGGCCTTCGGGGACATGCCGAACGACGTCGAGATGCTCACCTGGGCCGGACAGTCCTACGCGATGGGCAACGCCCACCCGGACGTGATCGCCGCGGCCTCGGGACGGACGGTCGCCAACAACGAGGACGGAGTGGCGGTCGTGATCGAGCAGTTGCTGGCGGAGCGTTAG
- the cydD gene encoding thiol reductant ABC exporter subunit CydD, which yields MKPIDPRLLRYARATRMFLVAVVGLGVVGALLVVGQAMLIAEVVVGAFQHGLAVSELATPLLLLAAVAVGRAVVAWLTELAAHRASAAVKSELRGRLLERAAALGPGWLGGQRTGSLVALATRGVDALDDYFSRYLPQLGLAVVVPVAVLARIVTEDWVSAAIIVGTLPLIPVFMMLIGWATQSRMDRQWRLLSRLSGHFLDVVAGLPTLKVFGRAKAQAESIRRITGEYRQATMRTLRIAFLSSFALELLATISVALVAVTIGMRLVHGEMDLYVGLVILVLAPEAYLPLRQVGAQYHAAAEGLAAAEEIFAVLETPVPDSGSQDVPAGGALAFEGVTVRYPGRSGDAVSDVSFVVEPGETVALVGPSGAGKSTLLNVLLGFVRPAEGRVRIGGADLTELDLKRWRARIAWVPQRPHLFAGTITENVRLARPDADDSAVARALEDAGAREFVAALPQGADTLLGEDGAGLSAGQRQRLALARAFLADRPVLLLDEPTAALDGETEAEVVAAVRRLAVGRTVLLVVHRPALLGVADRVVRLTEPVLPTHPPLSRERSLEPSGSGVAWAEGDPQGRVAGDLVEEAGRDRGVLARVRAMSGARRGRLALALLLGSLALGSAVGLMATSGWLISRASQQPPVLYLMVAVTATRAFGIGRAVFRYGERLVSHDAVLRMLADTRVAVYRRLERLAPAGLRTTRRGDLLSRLVADVDALQDYWLRWLLPAGAAAAVSAVSVGFTAWLLPEAGAVLAVGLLAAGAGVPLVTGAVARRAERRLAPARGVLATRVTDLLTGTAELTVAGALPARTAEARRADGTLTAIASRAATATALGDGLTALLSGLTVAATALVGAQGVADGRLSGVAMAVVVLTPLAAFEAVLGLPLAVQYRQRVRRSAERVYEVLDAPEPVREPERPRQAPASPFPVVLKDLTARHAGQDRDALAGLDLTLEEGRRIAVVGPSGSGKTTLAQVLLRFLDARAGAYTLGGVDAGAVDGDDVRRLVGLCAQDAHLFDSSVRENLLLARKDATEDDLRDALRRARLLDWADGLPEGLDTLVGEHGARLSGGQRQRLALARALLADFPVLVLDEPAEHLDLPTADALTADLLAATEGRTTLLITHRLAGLDAVDEVVVLDRGRVAQRGSYAELAAVEGPLRAMVAREEQADLLVSAPAPS from the coding sequence GTGAAACCAATCGATCCACGGCTGCTGCGTTACGCCCGGGCCACCCGGATGTTCCTGGTGGCCGTGGTCGGCCTGGGGGTGGTCGGGGCCCTGCTGGTCGTCGGCCAGGCGATGCTCATCGCCGAGGTCGTCGTCGGCGCCTTCCAGCACGGGCTGGCGGTGAGCGAACTCGCCACTCCCCTGCTGCTGTTGGCGGCCGTCGCGGTCGGCCGGGCCGTGGTGGCCTGGCTCACCGAACTGGCCGCCCACCGGGCGAGCGCGGCGGTCAAGTCGGAGCTGCGGGGGCGGCTGCTGGAGCGCGCCGCCGCACTGGGGCCAGGGTGGCTCGGCGGGCAGCGGACGGGGTCGCTGGTGGCGCTGGCGACCCGCGGGGTCGATGCCCTGGACGACTACTTCTCGCGCTATCTGCCGCAGCTCGGGCTCGCTGTGGTGGTGCCGGTGGCGGTGCTCGCCCGGATCGTCACCGAGGACTGGGTCTCGGCGGCCATCATCGTCGGCACGCTGCCCCTGATCCCGGTCTTCATGATGCTGATCGGCTGGGCCACCCAGTCCCGGATGGACCGTCAGTGGCGGCTGCTGTCCCGGCTGTCCGGGCACTTCCTGGACGTCGTCGCGGGCCTGCCGACGCTGAAGGTGTTCGGCCGGGCCAAGGCGCAGGCCGAGTCGATCCGGCGGATCACCGGCGAGTACCGGCAGGCGACGATGCGGACCCTGCGCATCGCCTTCCTGTCCTCCTTCGCGCTGGAACTGCTGGCCACGATCTCCGTCGCCCTGGTCGCCGTGACGATCGGCATGCGGCTCGTGCACGGCGAGATGGATCTGTACGTCGGTCTCGTCATCCTGGTGCTGGCGCCCGAGGCGTATCTGCCGCTGCGGCAGGTGGGCGCGCAGTACCACGCGGCGGCGGAGGGTCTTGCGGCGGCCGAGGAGATCTTCGCGGTGCTGGAGACGCCGGTACCGGACTCCGGGAGCCAGGATGTCCCGGCGGGCGGTGCGCTGGCTTTCGAGGGCGTGACCGTCCGCTATCCCGGCCGGTCCGGGGATGCCGTGTCGGACGTGTCCTTCGTCGTCGAGCCCGGGGAGACCGTGGCGCTCGTCGGGCCGAGCGGTGCGGGCAAGTCGACGCTGCTGAATGTGCTGTTGGGGTTCGTGCGGCCGGCCGAGGGGCGGGTGCGGATCGGGGGCGCCGACCTCACCGAACTGGACCTGAAGCGCTGGCGGGCGCGGATCGCATGGGTGCCGCAGCGGCCGCATCTGTTCGCCGGGACCATCACCGAGAACGTCCGCCTGGCCCGCCCCGACGCCGACGACAGCGCCGTGGCGCGCGCGTTGGAGGACGCCGGGGCACGGGAGTTCGTGGCCGCGCTGCCCCAAGGTGCCGACACCCTGCTCGGCGAGGACGGCGCCGGGCTGTCCGCCGGGCAGCGGCAACGGCTGGCCCTCGCCCGGGCGTTCCTGGCCGACCGGCCCGTGCTGCTGCTCGACGAGCCCACGGCCGCGCTGGACGGGGAGACCGAGGCGGAAGTCGTGGCGGCGGTACGGCGTCTTGCGGTCGGGCGGACGGTCCTGCTGGTGGTACACCGGCCGGCGCTGCTGGGGGTGGCCGACCGTGTGGTCCGACTGACCGAGCCGGTTCTCCCCACCCACCCGCCCCTTTCAAGGGAGAGGTCCCTTGAACCCTCGGGGAGCGGGGTGGCGTGGGCAGAGGGGGATCCGCAGGGGCGTGTTGCCGGGGACCTCGTGGAGGAGGCAGGGAGGGACCGCGGCGTTCTCGCCCGGGTTCGGGCCATGTCCGGTGCCCGTCGTGGCAGGCTTGCCCTCGCGTTGCTGCTCGGCAGTCTCGCCCTCGGTAGTGCTGTCGGGCTGATGGCCACCTCCGGGTGGCTCATCTCGCGGGCCTCGCAACAGCCGCCCGTGCTCTATCTGATGGTGGCCGTGACGGCGACGCGCGCCTTCGGTATCGGGCGGGCCGTCTTCCGGTACGGCGAGCGGCTGGTGTCGCACGACGCCGTGCTGCGGATGCTCGCTGATACCCGGGTCGCCGTCTACCGGCGGCTGGAGCGGCTGGCGCCCGCCGGGCTGCGTACGACCCGGCGCGGGGATCTGCTCTCCCGGCTCGTCGCCGATGTGGACGCCCTCCAGGACTACTGGCTGCGCTGGCTGTTGCCCGCCGGAGCCGCGGCGGCCGTGTCCGCCGTGTCCGTCGGTTTCACGGCCTGGCTGCTGCCCGAGGCGGGCGCCGTGCTCGCCGTAGGACTGCTGGCCGCCGGAGCCGGAGTCCCGCTCGTCACCGGCGCCGTGGCCCGCCGCGCCGAGCGCCGGCTGGCCCCCGCCCGGGGCGTGCTGGCGACCCGCGTGACCGATCTGCTCACCGGAACCGCCGAACTGACCGTCGCGGGCGCCCTGCCCGCCCGTACCGCCGAAGCGCGACGGGCCGACGGAACGCTCACCGCCATCGCCTCGCGCGCCGCCACCGCCACCGCGCTCGGCGACGGACTCACCGCGCTGCTGTCCGGCCTGACCGTCGCCGCCACCGCCCTCGTGGGCGCCCAGGGCGTCGCCGACGGACGGCTGAGCGGAGTCGCCATGGCCGTGGTCGTCCTCACCCCGCTCGCCGCCTTCGAGGCGGTCCTAGGGCTGCCGCTCGCCGTGCAGTACCGCCAGCGGGTGCGCCGAAGCGCCGAGCGGGTCTACGAGGTGCTGGACGCCCCCGAGCCCGTACGGGAGCCGGAGCGGCCCCGGCAGGCGCCCGCCTCGCCCTTCCCGGTCGTGCTGAAGGACCTCACCGCCCGGCACGCCGGGCAGGACCGGGACGCGCTCGCCGGGCTCGATCTGACCCTGGAGGAGGGCCGCCGGATCGCCGTGGTCGGGCCGTCCGGCTCGGGCAAGACGACGCTGGCCCAGGTGCTGCTGCGGTTCCTGGACGCACGGGCGGGCGCGTACACGCTCGGCGGTGTCGACGCCGGCGCCGTGGACGGGGACGACGTACGGCGGCTGGTGGGGCTGTGCGCGCAGGACGCGCACCTCTTCGACAGCTCGGTGCGCGAGAACCTGCTGCTCGCGAGGAAGGACGCCACCGAGGACGACCTGCGGGACGCCCTCAGGCGCGCCCGGCTGCTGGACTGGGCCGACGGACTGCCCGAGGGCCTGGACACGCTGGTCGGCGAGCACGGGGCCCGGCTCTCCGGTGGGCAGCGGCAACGGCTGGCGCTGGCGCGGGCCCTGCTCGCCGACTTCCCCGTGCTGGTGCTCGACGAGCCCGCCGAACATCTCGACCTGCCCACCGCCGACGCGCTCACCGCCGATCTGCTGGCGGCCACCGAGGGCCGTACGACCCTGCTCATCACCCACCGGCTGGCCGGTCTCGACGCCGTGGACGAGGTCGTCGTCCTCGACCGGGGCCGGGTGGCGCAGCGCGGCTCCTACGCGGAGTTGGCGGCGGTGGAGGGGCCGTTGCGGGCGATGGTGGCGCGGGAGGAGCAGGCGGACCTGCTGGTGTCGGCGCCGGCGCCGAGTTGA